The following coding sequences are from one uncultured Desulfobacter sp. window:
- a CDS encoding transposase → MKESIIRNQSSAKEKQQVRCCHCSSSLTIRNGTYPRNHPQDDTEIRVQRYLCKSPLCPWKSFSVLPESIMPVVRHTLEAICCCAAMVSAGMNQAQTARFFGCTRGVAKRLRIFSQKFMPWFSREKTVAEWGPDPPSFWPDFTRDVSQSFFPGRWVKLPSTQNIHC, encoded by the coding sequence ATGAAAGAAAGCATAATAAGAAATCAGTCATCTGCCAAGGAAAAACAACAGGTTCGTTGCTGCCATTGTTCGAGTTCTTTGACCATCCGTAACGGAACCTATCCGCGAAATCATCCCCAAGACGACACAGAAATAAGGGTTCAGCGCTATTTGTGCAAATCGCCCCTGTGTCCATGGAAAAGTTTTTCTGTTCTTCCTGAATCCATCATGCCGGTCGTCCGTCACACCCTTGAGGCGATATGCTGCTGCGCAGCCATGGTCAGTGCCGGAATGAACCAGGCACAGACGGCAAGATTCTTTGGGTGCACCCGGGGTGTTGCTAAACGGCTCAGGATCTTTTCTCAAAAATTCATGCCCTGGTTTTCCCGGGAAAAGACTGTTGCCGAATGGGGGCCGGATCCGCCCTCCTTCTGGCCGGACTTTACCAGGGATGTTTCCCAGAGTTTTTTCCCTGGAAGATGGGTTAAATTACCATCAACACAAAACATACATTGTTAA